ATTGGCATACAGTTGTAGGAATGAGACACAGCCATCCCCACCTTTCCCTCCAATCACCCTTACAGATTTCATGTCATCAAATGACTGCACCTGCAAACAACggacaattttatgtaaatttatatggtTTATATGGAAATACGCAAACTAACTTTCCAAAATTACAGAGATTTTAGATTTTTGCTAAGTAAAACGAAGTTGTCGAGCAAGTGAGACAAAGTTTTGTCCTGTGAAATCAACCCAGTGTGCATCTTGTGAACAGCGAGTCCCACATACGATGGTTTGGCATATGTAGAGaaaatgtttgcattttaaaCTGTACAGATTGTtgcttttacaagcaattaaagacactgataagatCGCCCGGTAGAATTTCTGTGTGGATGTGTTAAATCAATTGGATGATGATGAATATTTCTTGGCAAACACAATCTTTTCGGATGAGCCTACTTTTCACTTAAGTGGAAAGGTTAACACACAAAACTGTAGGATTTGGGGAAGtgaaaatccacatgaaacattgCAACATGCTTGTGATAGCCTTAAGCTGAACGTGTTTTGTGCGTTGAGCAAGGCGAAATTGTATGGCCTtttttttccaagagagaaccatcaataGGATAGTGTACTTGGATTTGTTGCAACAATTTTTGATCCCATAGATCCATTAGGATGACCGAGAACAAAATGTTTACTTCATGCAACATGGCGTACAACCGACTGATGTCCGGGAATTCCAATGACCGCTTTCCAGGTCAATGGATTGTCTGTAATGTACCCCGCGTTCTCCAGACCTGACAGACTTTTTTCAGGAGCTTCATCAAGATATGGTATATCTACCTCCTTTCTCTACAACACTACCAGAACTTAAGAGCAAGAAATCAactaccgatgggatgtctgcagGATAACCGACAGAATCCACATGGATcatctttagtttaaggtaaaaaaaacttaatgtgCTTTCCCTTAAAACATCACTAAAAACAGCTTcacatttttttgaataaatttatatgaatttttcaaaGTTATAAAGTCCTTTTTGGAACACCCTGTACAGGGTGAGTGTACATTTTCTGAGTTGATAGGAGTTGTAAATAGTGATAGCTTTAGTCAAAACTCTTGATGTCACCAGAGTTTTTATTCCGAGAAGATTGCTGTTAGCATTGGTAACAGTCTGAACATTGCACTGCCTTGTATTTTCATACATTTGTCACCTTCCCACTAATTCTGTTGCTGCAACGACACCACTCATtgagtttataaaattttctattttgtgtCCCATAAAACTTACTATATTTGATAGCCCCAGAAAAAGAAATACAGTGTCCACAAAGTTATATCACACattcaaataactttatttacagaaGTATATAAAACACAGGAAATGAGATTAACATGAGATTAAAGAGTACTTTAAACAGATTTACATCAGTTTATCTGAGCTCAATATGAGCATCATGAATTGCCGCTATACACGTCCAAGCAAACTTTGATCTCCTCCTATACTTTGAACAGGACTCTAGGGTAAATGTCGCAGCTCTGATTAGTTTCTTTATGTGTTCAATATACAAACGTTACTACGACATTCCAGACAAGTGAAGTTAACCCCATCACTAAAAgcaatttggtttataaaaattttaatacagtcCATTTTCATACAGAATAACAACAGCAAAGTCATAACTCTTTAATTTGTCATCTGGCTTTAAAGCATGAGATAATTTAGGGTTTTTAAGCCTTTTCTTCAAAAATTTGTTAACTGTATTCTTAGGGACATTCAACTCCTGTCCATGTTTCCACACAGACTTTTTTTTGCCCTtcttacaaaactgtttttaatgttttcGACGGTTGTATCtcatattttattccttaaacaTGCTATCCCATCAATAAATTCTGCAACAGTAAGAGGGATTATATGATGACAAGTTTTCGTAAAGACATTAACCACAGATGACAACAATGGGTAACTCAACTAATTATAACAAAaccttataaacattttttttaaaatttacatctgTTTTCATAGACCTGCGAATCAATAATAGAGTAGCTATAATCAATTAAAAGTGTGACGAaactttgtggacacactgtacAGCAGGGAAATATCTGGAGATATTGCCGTCTGGTGAACAGAGTCAAGTCTTCACACTCATTCCCCTGGATACTGCTAAAACACAACACTCACAGTGATTCCAGTCCAGATGTTTCATCAAAAAGCGTTTCTTAGAAATGATTAATCTGCATGGCAAGTGGATTTTTTCAGTCCAAAGacgtttttaacaaaatttaaaaaccacttaaaaatgCTTCATTGTCATTGTTGAGCATCTGCATTTTTCGAATGGATTCAAACACcatcatatttttttctgttgttaAAAGTTTGTGTACTCACTGCACTCGGTGTTTGATGTATGTCAATCCATTCTGTACAAATTTATTGTAGGGATTTGTTTGATGCCCcttgtaacaaaaattttaattggaattaATATTGAAGCTTCAATGTATAAAGATAACCAAATACAAGACAGAACggagaaaaaaatgtaaatgggaaccgcaaaatataaaattgaaatagacttGTGTTGAAGTTCATTGGacataataaaaatgcaaaaatagcATCCAAAAAAAGATATGTTACACTAAGTTGCCAACCTATTGGAGTGTGAAGTATCGCAAATTCTCAATTCTTTGATAATCACACtagaaatgtacaaaaaaatgcTACTTTTCCACAACttctattaactttttaaaagaatatgtactttttcataaCCTGTGCAAAACACTCCAAATGGcttgccagttggagggttaatctTTATTAAACTTTGTGTACATTGTGTATTGCATTGTTATATtcagaaatgaaaatacatattaaGCAGCTTAATTGTTGGAGCATTTGAATACTAGGATTATTGTTATTTGTAGAAGCTTCTGCAAATAAACAGATTGTTCATTTTAGTACATGTGTGTAGGGAGAAAAGTACCTTAAAAAACACTCTACGAATTGACCTTAAAAGTATTTACACTTTTCTTCAGGaaatcttaaacaatattttgaaacaaagtgGTTTTGCCACCCAGAAGATATTTTTCCAGAAATACTGGCATGAAGATTGCAATATTCAGATTACTAGAAATAaacataagttattattataaacataaaagttattggatgactcttggagcaattggaaaatcttcttaaatagtaaatgttattaaaacaatacttctccaatatagtttattttttggacaaggcctttagaaaaccaaaggtttcatcatcaggcgacttcacaaattaatatttacattatttttattacaattaatattaaaataccatatggtgtaaatatgcaaatacataaatttgtaaatatttcagccagtatgaaaaaatttGATATGACtgcagtttaatttttgaataaattgagaagaaagactggaattttcaataggaccttcttcattttttatgagtttttctttattcctGTTTGTGTTTAGTGTTTCTCAAGCATTTAActtcatttgttttattacttctgctattaatttaagatttttaattgatattctGTGTattgattcaatgcagtgcttggctgcagcagatttttcaactcttccatattttgtgcgTGATAAGTGCTCTTTGAAtctttattgttctttttgttaatattataaaagttatgttAGGTAGCCTTCTTAATTATAATgtggtaatataataattttgttatacagATCTAAGGAAATAAATGAAGTGTATTGACGggattagtttatattaaaatttttttgtaatttcatagtTTGAATTTACCAATTATgatcttaattttaaatgtttgttgaaACACACCTAACCTTTAAACGTCAAATTGGAGTACAGTAAAACAAATACAACCAAGACAGTAGGTAACATAATTCAACTTAACTAAATTAGCTGATTTGAGTTAAACTAGTACACTAGTTAaaccagttttaattttttaataacagccctaagcaataaattttaatatttaattttcaaattgttgtttataaaactaGTACTGTAGTTATCTATAAAGAACTACTTAAACAAATAATTCCAAATGAGTTTACTTACCATAGCACTTTTTGATTTAGGTTTTTTGCTTCTCAAAGGCACAGCAGTGGGTTTACTTGAACAGTAACGAATTAATTTAACACTGACATTTGACAGGCGTTGCAGCATTTTTAAAAGTCTTCACGCAACTGTAAACAAAGTCTTTAGTCACAATttgtttcatgtaatatttacGCGCAGTGATTTAGATATGAACTTAGCAATTATATTCTCGTGGATGTGTATAACTCTCTTTCTGTGTAAAGGGGCTGTGTGCGAAGTGTACGTGATGCGATAGCAATAACACACTAACTCTCTATCCGTAGGGAGGTACGTACTGAGACGTTCTGTTTTAACAATCATATCTCCTGCTAAAAGCCACAAAACCAGAAGAAATCTATTCTCAAACTGATCTTTCAAATGGAGCGGTACTGACAGGCCCAAATCAAATGCGTGTTCTTTTGGAAAAAGACTTTTGGGATGAAATGTCGGCTTTCCAGTACCGGAGCTATCAACCTTGCCGTCCCACAAAGATCTCCAGTCTTCCAGTTGGAACAAGACTTGAGCCAGTAGGTCTACATGTATGATGTGACAAGATATTCCATTGGGGAGGACTAATGTCTCAACCGCACTAAAAGCTTGAAATGTGTCTGAATTTAAAGGTGTAACAAGCATTTTGCTTTTCCATGCTATATCTTCTATTTTAACAACATTCAAGAGCCAGCCAGATTGGAAAACAGTTATGAGATGGGAAAGATACTCGTAAAACACTGAAATTGATTCAGATCCAAACATCATCAATTGGCATCTTACAGGAGCCTTAGAGAAATCCTTGAGGTCAACAGGTTTAGTTTTCATCACAACTTTTACAACAGAGCAATCAccattaatattttcttctttaagttTGCTGAAAATTTTCATCACATCAATTACAGATGGTTTTGAACCAGTATTACAATAACTCTCTACTGGCTCACAAGTGTTGAATTTAAAACCCAGTTTTTCCGACAGAGTTTTGCATATATACGATGTGGGAGATTGAGGGTTTGAAAACGGGTTTCTCATGTGGCAATCGAGAAATTCAAAAATCATGTCTTCCGACATATTCTCAACTGAAAACCACTTATCAAGGTCTTCTAGAAGGATACGAGGTGGGTCttctgttttaaaaacatgaacaaTGGCGTTTTCACAGTGGAAACTCTTTTCACAGCTTCTGTAACCAACATTGACATAGTGTGGGAAGCTGGCCAGGTCAAATGGTTCAATTATGTGCAACACAAAGTCGGAATACGCCGCCATCTCTGTCACCTGCCATGTGTCGTGCCAGTGCCGTCGCTTTGTGTCCGCTGATGTACCGCCCTGGCC
This genomic stretch from Homalodisca vitripennis isolate AUS2020 chromosome 6, UT_GWSS_2.1, whole genome shotgun sequence harbors:
- the LOC124365069 gene encoding ferredoxin-fold anticodon-binding domain-containing protein 1 isoform X1 translates to MKEMNQAYRVNKDDKILLLGEGNFSFSKSFITFIETHSPHILKEIEIFSTCRESDSQGFSDLKEKTVKFLLDKGVNVVFNVDATNLKCHLAVGKKKFNKIIFNFPHVGGKMKIHLNRKLLKDFFCSAREVLAESGQVVVALCDGQGGTSADTKRRHWHDTWQVTEMAAYSDFVLHIIEPFDLASFPHYVNVGYRSCEKSFHCENAIVHVFKTEDPPRILLEDLDKWFSVENMSEDMIFEFLDCHMRNPFSNPQSPTSYICKTLSEKLGFKFNTCEPVESYCNTGSKPSVIDVMKIFSKLKEENINGDCSVVKVVMKTKPVDLKDFSKAPVRCQLMMFGSESISVFYEYLSHLITVFQSGWLLNVVKIEDIAWKSKMLVTPLNSDTFQAFSAVETLVLPNGISCHIIHVDLLAQVLFQLEDWRSLWDGKVDSSGTGKPTFHPKSLFPKEHAFDLGLSVPLHLKDQFENRFLLVLWLLAGDMIVKTERLSTYLPTDRELVCYCYRITYTSHTAPLHRKRVIHIHENIIAKFISKSLRVNIT